The Tenebrio molitor chromosome 5, icTenMoli1.1, whole genome shotgun sequence genome has a segment encoding these proteins:
- the LOC138131149 gene encoding cuticle protein 19-like — protein sequence MFAEVLAIACLVATTQAGLLPAAAISTHGLALGPALAPAPALYGSTLLKAPLAAPALVKAAPSVDYVAYPKYEFKYGVADGHTGDQKTQTEVRDGDVVKGSYSLVEPDGTVRTVSYTADDHNGFNAVVSRAGHAVHPATPVALAPKVLAAPALAAPVLSHSVAGPLYGHGVAAPLYGHGVAAPLYGHGIAAPLALGGYYKG from the exons ATGTTCGCCGAG GTATTAGCGATCGCGTGTTTGGTGGCGACCACACAAGCTGGTCTTCTTCCTGCTGCAGCCATCTCGACCCACGGACTAGCTCTTGGACCAGCTCTAGCCCCAGCTCCTGCTCTCTATGGTTCAACTCTCCTCAAAGCTCCTCTAGCCGCCCCCGCTCTAGTTAAAGCCGCCCCTTCAGTCGACTATGTC GCTTATCCTAAGTACGAGTTCAAATACGGCGTAGCCGACGGCCACACCGGCGACCAAAAGACCCAGACCGAAGTCCGCGACGGCGACGTCGTCAAGGGTTCCTACTCGTTGGTGGAACCCGACGGTACCGTCCGCACCGTCTCTTACACCGCCGACGACCACAACGGCTTCAACGCCGTCGTGTCTAGAGCCGGCCACGCCGTCCACCCAGCGACGCCCGTCGCACTGGCACCCAAAGTACTCGCCGCCCCAGCTCTAGCCGCCCCCGTTCTCAGTCACAGCGTCGCCGGGCCCCTCTACGGCCACGGTGTCGCCGCACCACTATACGGTCACGGTGTCGCAGCGCCCCTCTACGGTCACGGCATCGCGGCGCCTCTAGCTCTCGGGGGCTACTACAAGGGTTAA
- the LOC138131134 gene encoding uncharacterized protein: MWIWQKTTFLLLAVSTVRPISLHNYAPAHDYKQSDYSFSYGVKDLHTGDVKHQWEKRDGDTVRGHYSVLEPDGSVRTVDYTADGKSGFNAVVKHSAPLHHPVQDKTPLSHNTVLVQPQETQFTTLKESVKTEYQYDDNAPKQYVFVAQDEDKEESIRSKVQVPAPNGIPLLQKPLYYRQEPVLKATSKLPIDLNLIKQTTEKIIPIDISQLHPVEIDLSQHSTHELSTEELRKFLREYYQSGLESLNQPQLETGFKPIKPPVTIPQTYKSNKKPVTTPGLRNFASKSKQRVRGGARYRGGNSRHKNS, translated from the exons CCAGCGCACGACTAC AAGCAGTCCGACTACAGCTTCAGCTACGGCGTGAAGGACCTGCACACGGGAGACGTGAAGCACCAATGGGAGAAGAGAGATGGGGACACGGTAAGGGGGCACTACTCGGTGCTGGAGCCCGACGGCTCGGTGAGGACCGTGGACTACACCGCCGACGGCAAGAGCGGGTTCAACGCGGTGGTGAAGCACAGCGCACCGCTGCATCACCCCGTCCAGGATAAGACACCGCTCAGTCACAACACTGTCCTGGTGCAACCCCAGGAGACGCAGTTCACCACGCTGAAGGAGTCCGTCAAGACTGAGTACCAGTACGACGACAACGCACCAAAGCAGTATGTTTTTGTGGCGCAAGACGAGGACAAGGAAGAGTCGATTAGGAGTAAGGTGCAAGTGCCGGCACCTAACGGAATCCCGCTCCTGCAGAAGCCGCTCTACTACCGGCAGGAACCGGTTCTGAAAGCGACCTCAAAGCTTCCGATTGATCTGAACTTGATCAAACAGACAACTGAGAAGATCATTCCGATTGATATCAGCCAACTACACCCGGTGGAGATTGACTTGAGTCAACACTCGACCCACGAGTTGAGTACCGAGGAGTTGAGGAAGTTCCTGCGGGAGTACTACCAGTCCGGACTGGAGAGCCTCAATCAGCCCCAGTTGGAGACTGGGTTTAAGCCGATCAAGCCCCCAGTTACCATCCCTCAAACTTACAAGTCCAACAAGAAGCCGGTCACTACTCCGGGGTTGAGGAACTTCGCCTCCAAGAGCAAACAGAGGGTTAGGGGTGGTGCGAGGTACCGAGGAGGCAACTCGAGGCACAAGAACAGTTGA